Below is a genomic region from Sphingomonas phyllosphaerae.
TCTGGCGAACGATCGGCTGGTGGCGGAACTCGGACAGGAACCCCGTACGCCCCTCGACGAAGCGGTGCGGGTGGCGCTGGCGGGCCTCGGCTGTCTCTGACGGCGGGTGACGTGGGGGCCGCCATCGGCTATACCAGTGGCGAGACCGAAGGAGCCACGACCATGAACGACCGGAAGATCAGCGCCATCCAGCCTGTCCTTTCCGTCCGTCACGGTGTTCATGTCGAACTTCCTCACTCTCTCCAACCTTTCCGCCGCCACGCCTGACGGCCGACCGCTCTTCCATGATCTGACCTTTTCGGTCGGTGCCGAGCGCATCGGCTTGGCCGGACGCAACGGATCGGGCAAGTCGACGCTGCTGCACATCATTGCGGGCGAAGCGCTTCCTCTGTCCGGCACGGTCCACCGCGCGGGCACGGTCGACCGGCTTGCGCAGCTTTGGCATGACGGGGATAGCGTCGCCCAGGCGCTCGGTGTCCACGGCCCGCTGTCGATCCTGGCAAGGATCGAAGCCGGGGACGGCACCGCTGCGGACTTCGAAGTCGCCGACTGGACGCTACCCGCCGCGATCGATGCCGCGCTCGCCGATGTCGGCCTCGACGGCATCGCCCTGAAGCGCCCGATGGGAAGCCTGTCCGGCGGCGAGCGGACGCGGGTCGGCATGGCCCGGCTGGCGATCGCCAAGCCCGACCTGTTGCTGCTCGACGAACCGACCAACAATCTCGACGCCGAAGGCCGAGCCGCCATCGAACGCTGGATCGCGGGTTGGCGCGGCGGCCTGTTGGTCGCCAGCCATGATCGCGCGCTGCTCGAAACCATGGACCGCATCGTCGAATTGAGCCCGATCGGTAATCGCATCGTCGGCGGCGGCTGGTCGGTCTTTGCGGCGGCACGCGATGCCGAACGGTTGCGTGCGGAGGCCGAACAGACCCGCACCGATGCCGCCCTTCGCACCACGCGCCTGGCCGCCCAATCCGCCCGCGAGGCCAAGGACCGGCGCGACAAGGCCGGGCGCAGCTTCGCCGCCAAGGGATCGGAGCCGAAGATCCTGCTCGGTGCCCGCGCCGAGCGCGCGGAGAACAGCGGCGGACAGGCCCGCCGCCTCGCCGAACGACAGATCGAGGAGGCCGTGCAAGCCCGCGACGCTGCCCAAGCGCGGGTCGAGGTGCTGACGCCGCTGACGATCGATCTACCGGCTACCGGTCTGCCGTCGCAGGCGGAGGTGCTCGCGATCGAGCAAGCGACCGTCGCATATGGCGACCGACATTTCGGCCCCTGGTCGCTGACGATCTGCGGGCCCGAGCGTGTCGCGCTGACCGGCCGCAACGGTGCCGGCAAATCGACCCTGCTCCGCCTCGCCAAGGGCGACCTCGCGCCTGCCAGCGGCACGATCCGCCGACGCGCCGATCGGATCGCCATGCTCGACCAGCATGTCGGCCTGCTCGACGCCGCCGACACCATCGTCGGCAACCTGCGCCGCCTCCAACCCACGCTGGACGAAGAGGCGGTCCATGCCGCCTGCGCGCGCTTCGCCTTTCGCAACCGTGATGCCCAGCGGCTCGTCGGTACGCTGTCGGGTGGAGAACGGCTGCGGGCGGGATTGGCCGCCGCGCTCTCCGGACCGCAGCCGCCCTGGCTGCTGATCCTCGACGAGCCGACCAACCATCTCGATATCGAGTCGATCGAGGTTCTGGAACGCGCGCTTCAACGGTTCGACGGAGCGCTGCTGGTGGTCAGCCACGACGCTCGCTTCCTGAACGCGATCGGCATCGAGCGGTCCGTGGCCGTCACCAGCATCAAAGAGGATGCCGCCACGCCCGAGCCCGGTTAGGCTGGTGCCATGCAGCGTCTTCACATCGCCATAGCGGGCTGTGGCCCGGCGGGTCTCGCCACGGCGTTGCTGCTGCATCGCGACGGCCACCATGTCACGCTGTTCGAGCGGTTCGATGCGCCCCGCCCGGTGGGATCGGGGCTGATGATCCAGCCGACAGGCTTTGCCGTCCTGCGTGAACTTGGGTTGGCCGACGCGCTGCTCGACCACGGTGCGCGCATCGATCGCCTCCACGGCGAGGCGGGAAGCAGCGGCCGGGTCGTTCTCGACGTCCGCTATGCCGCGCTTGGCAAAGGCGCAGGGTTTGGCATCGGCGTCCACCGCGCAACCTTGTTCGCCGTGCTGCATGATGCCGTCGCTGCCGAGCGGATCGCGATCGAAACCGGCTGCGCGGTGACGGGGAGCGAGACGGCAGCAGACGACCGCCGCTTCCTGCTGCTGGAGGGCGGTCGCCGCGTCGGGCCATTCGACCTGATCGTCGATGCGCTCGGCACGCGGACGCCGCTGGCGCCGCCCTGCGGTCGCAAACTGGCCTATGGTGCGCTCTGGGGCACGTTGGATTGGCCCGCCGATGCCGGTTTCGATCCCGGCGCACTAGAACAACGCTATCGGCGCGCGAGCGTGATGGTCGGCGTCCTGCCCATCGGGCGGTTTCCCGGCGCCCCCCGCCAACAGGCCGCGCTGTTCTGGTCATTGCGCGCGGATCGGCTGGCAGAATGGAGGGCTGCCGGGCTCGACGTCTGGAAGGCCGAGGTATCCGCACTATGGCCAGCAACGCGAGGACTGCTCGACCAGATCCGATCAGCCGATCAACTCACCTTCGCCCATTATGCACATCGTACGTTATCGACGCCTGCGGAGGCGGGCATGATCCACATCGGTGACGCCTGGCATTCGGCCAGCCCCCAATTGGGCCAAGGGGCGAACATGGCGCTGCTTGATGCCTATGCCCTGGCGCTGGCATTGCGGCGATCGCCGGATGTCGCAGCGGCGCTCGGTTCGGCGATCGCGATGCGGCGGCGGCATGTCCATTTGTACCAGGCGCTGACCGCGCTGTTCACCCCCGTCTACCAGTCCGACAGCCGGGCGATCCCGTTCGTGCGCGACCGCATCGTCGGGCCGTTGTCGAAG
It encodes:
- a CDS encoding ABC-F family ATP-binding cassette domain-containing protein — translated: MSNFLTLSNLSAATPDGRPLFHDLTFSVGAERIGLAGRNGSGKSTLLHIIAGEALPLSGTVHRAGTVDRLAQLWHDGDSVAQALGVHGPLSILARIEAGDGTAADFEVADWTLPAAIDAALADVGLDGIALKRPMGSLSGGERTRVGMARLAIAKPDLLLLDEPTNNLDAEGRAAIERWIAGWRGGLLVASHDRALLETMDRIVELSPIGNRIVGGGWSVFAAARDAERLRAEAEQTRTDAALRTTRLAAQSAREAKDRRDKAGRSFAAKGSEPKILLGARAERAENSGGQARRLAERQIEEAVQARDAAQARVEVLTPLTIDLPATGLPSQAEVLAIEQATVAYGDRHFGPWSLTICGPERVALTGRNGAGKSTLLRLAKGDLAPASGTIRRRADRIAMLDQHVGLLDAADTIVGNLRRLQPTLDEEAVHAACARFAFRNRDAQRLVGTLSGGERLRAGLAAALSGPQPPWLLILDEPTNHLDIESIEVLERALQRFDGALLVVSHDARFLNAIGIERSVAVTSIKEDAATPEPG
- a CDS encoding NAD(P)/FAD-dependent oxidoreductase; translated protein: MQRLHIAIAGCGPAGLATALLLHRDGHHVTLFERFDAPRPVGSGLMIQPTGFAVLRELGLADALLDHGARIDRLHGEAGSSGRVVLDVRYAALGKGAGFGIGVHRATLFAVLHDAVAAERIAIETGCAVTGSETAADDRRFLLLEGGRRVGPFDLIVDALGTRTPLAPPCGRKLAYGALWGTLDWPADAGFDPGALEQRYRRASVMVGVLPIGRFPGAPRQQAALFWSLRADRLAEWRAAGLDVWKAEVSALWPATRGLLDQIRSADQLTFAHYAHRTLSTPAEAGMIHIGDAWHSASPQLGQGANMALLDAYALALALRRSPDVAAALGSAIAMRRRHVHLYQALTALFTPVYQSDSRAIPFVRDRIVGPLSKLWPATRIQAAMVSGLIGNPLKPLFG